CTGCGTCATCGAACGGCCGACCTCGGCGGTCAGCGCCTTGTCGAGCAGCGCGATGGTCTCGGCGATCGACTTGTCCTTCTCGTCGATGCGCATCAGCACCTGCCCGGTGACCTGCTGGCCCGCCGAGCGCGTCAGCGCCAGGGCGAACACGGCCAGGCTCAGCGCGAACAGCAGACAGGAAAGAACGGCGAGTCGCACACCGATGCCGGCGCGACGCAAGGGAGAAAAGTCCATAGGGGTACGTGTACTCGAAAAACCGTCGGGCTTGCCCGGCACCGCGCGACGGTATTCGCGCACGGCCGGACGGCGGAACGCGGACAGGTTCGCGCGAGCCGCCACCCGCGAACGACTGGATGACAGGATGAGTTCTTATCGGCACCCCGGTATCGATCTTTATATGAAGATTTCAAACATATTGCAGTCAGCCTGCAAAACGTAAAAATCGGGCGGGATTGAAGGGCGGCTGCGAGCGCCGACCCAATCGGCCTGCGGCACCGTGCTCACTCCCATTCGGCCACGCCGCCGTGGTGCGAACAGGTGCCGGAGCGGTGGCGGCTGAAGCTGTAGCTGCCGTCGCGGCATTTCGCCGAGGCGCCGTCGGGCACGCGCCCGTCCTTCGTATGCGCGGGCGAGTGGACCTCGTCGCCGTCGCGGTTGCGGTAGTGGCCGTGTTCCTGAAGCTGCGCCTCGTCGGGCGGCGCGGGCTGATAGGCCTCGGCCGACGAGGCGGCCAGCAGGCAGGCCGCGAACGCCGCGGCGAGCATCACGCGCATCACGCACTCCGTCCGGCCGCGGCCGGTCGATCGGGTTGGCGGACGACAACCGGCGACCGCCGCACAGGCCGGGCCGGCCGCCGGCTCATTCGCTGCCGAACGTGGTCAGCGTCGATTGCAGCGTCGCGCCGCAGCTCGTCTTGTGGCCGTCGAACGCCACCGCGCGGCCGCCCACGGTGAACTCCGGATTGCCCTCGACGATCACGCAGGCCTGGTGGCCGGCGATCGGACACACGCAGAGGTCGCCGACGCGCGCGACGGGCTTGCCGTCCACCAGCAGGCTCGAATCGCCGGTCTGCACCACACCGCCGTGGCTCGTCGGATCGCCGACGCGAATCACGTTCTTCATCAGATCCCTTCCCGTCTTCCCGGTACGTTGAACGCGCGCCACGGGCGCGCGCCTCGATGCGCTCAGGCGTACTGCAACTCGAGCGTCAGGTCGCCCTGGCGCGGATCGAAGGCGAATTCCGCCTTGCCCCACGGACACGGCTCGAGCATGGCCTTGGTCGGATGCGGGCTCGCCACCCGCAGCCCGGAGGCCGCCGCCACGGCCTGCACGATCTTCGACTCGGTGATGCTGGCGTCGAAGAAGCGGATCAGCTCGAACAGCACGGCCACGCTCCGCACTCGCCCGCCGGCCACGTCGATCACGCAGGCGGCCGCGTAGCCACAGAGCGCGACCTTCTTGGTCACGCGGTAGCGCAGCGCGCCGCTGCGCGTGGTCTCGGGCGCGCCGCACAGCGCCTGCACGTCGGCCGCCAGCGCGCCGCCGGCATCGACGTCGATGCGAACCTGTTCAAGGTGGACCGCGCCGGTGGCCCAGTCGATCTGCAATGCGAGTGTCATTTCGAATAACCGATGATTTTTCCGGTGTCGATCAGGTTGCCCTTGTCCTGGTTCTCGACGAAGTACTGGGTGCCGCCGCCGCCGCCCAGATGCGGGTTCGCGCCGGTCTTGCCCTTGGCCACGCAGGTGTCCTTGGCGACGATGTAGGCATGCAGCTGGGTACGCATCGGGAACGCGCGCGGGCTGTCCCAGTTGTCCTTGTGCGCGACCTGCACCGAATCGTTGTACTCGCGCGCGGTGGACGAGGCCAGCACGCTGCTGCTGGTCACGAAATAGTTGCCGGGCGCGGGGCCGTGCGGATACAGCGTGTAGAGCACGGTGCCGCGCTTGACCACCACGTTCTGGTACGAATCGACGCCGCTGTACGGGTCGCTGCCCTGCCAGCTGCGCGCCGTGGCGGTCGGATTGCGCCCCTCGCACGGATTGCACTTCGGGCAGCGGGCCGGCTTGCCGCCCGCGCCGCCGGCACTGCCCGCCCCGCCGGCCGGCGTCCCGGCGAGACCGAGCGGATCGATCCACTGCACCGGGTTCGGCACGTAGGCCAGCTCGTTCAGGCCGCCGAGCAGCTCGGCCGGATCCTTCGAGACGTAGCGCCCGACGTCGGCCGCGTAATAGCGGTGACGATTGTAGGCCAGCCCGCTTTCGTCGTCGAAGTGCTGGCCCTGGAAGCGCAGCGGATTGCGCACCAGCTCCCCGGTCGCCTTCGAGACCCGCTCGATCAAGTCGAGCGCCTCGCCCCACGCCTTGTAGCGCGCCTCCCAGACGATCTCGCCGAGCTCGTCGGTGATCATGCGCGGCGTGCCGATCTGGTCGCAGTGATAGAACACGAGCCGTGCCTCGGCGCCGCGCTCGGGCACCCGCAGCAACGGGTCGTCCTCGGGCGTATAGCGCTCGTGCTCGCGCGGCACGGGGGTCGGCATGCCGGCCACGGGCGCACCCGTGTATTGCGCGAGCGGCACGAAGGTGCCGGCCTCGTAGAGATAGTGCCGGCTGTACTCGGGGCCGCTTTCGTAGGCGAGCGTGTCGCCGTCCCACCCGAACACGGTCGCCTGCCCGTCCACCACGCGCGCGATGCGCCGCCCGAACGCGTCGTAGAAGTAGCGCGCCTCGGTGCGCGCCGCGGCGGTCTCGGACCGCACGCCGACCAGCCGGTTGAAGCTGTCCCACTCGAAGCGCTGCACGCGCCCGGGCGAGCGCTTTTCGGTCACGTTGCCCTGTGCGTCGTACTCGAAATGGGTCCCCGCGTAGTCGCGCAGCAGGTTGCCGAGCACGCGCGGCAGCGGCGCCGCCGGCGTGGTGCCGGGCGGCACGTAGCCGACCGCGCCGGCGATGCTGCCGGCCGCGGGCATGCCCGGTGCCGCCGCGTCGACGAAGTTGCCGGCCGGATCGAACGCGAAACGCTCGCCGAGGTTCGGCGTGACCGCCTCGATCAGGCGGCCGACCGGGTCGTAGCGGTAGCCGGTCGGGCCGGCGCGGCTGTCGTCCACCTGCGTGAGCTGGCTCGCCGCGTCGTAGCGATAGTGGCGCGAGGCGAGCGCCGAGGGCGCGTCCTCGCGCTGCACGGTCTGCTTCGCGAGCCGCCCGGCCGGATCACGCGTGGTCTCGCGAATCAGCTTGCCCGGCAGCGCGCGGCGCACCTCGCGATGCAGGTCGTCGCGCTCGAACTGCACGCGCTCGTCGCCGTCGAGCACCATGCCGTGAACGTAGCCCGAGCCGTAGGTGAGCCAGTCCACGCGGTGGCCGTCGGGCCGCACGGTGCGCACGCGCGCGCCGATTTCGTCGTAGGCGTGATGCCAGACCACGCTGCGCGCCTCGCCGAACAGCGCGCTCGCATGATGCTCGCGCACCAGGTTGCCGACCGGGTCGTAGAAGTGCTGCACCCGGCTGTGGGCGTTGCGCGCGTCGATCAGCCGGCCGAGCGCGTCGTAGGCGAACCGCTCGTCGACCTCGCCGCTGACGCGGCGCACGAGGCGCCCGCCGCGATCGTATTCGACCTGCGTGAGGCGCCCCGCGTCGTCGATCGAGGCGAGCTGGCCGCTGTCGGCGTCGTACTCGTAACGCGTGAGCTTGCCGTCGAAGCCGACCGTCTCGAGCAGGCGGCCGAGCGCGTCGTAGCGGAACTGGAAGCTGGCGTGATTCGCGTCGGTCAGGCGCACCAGCCGGCCGATCCGGTCGTAGCCGTAGCTGAGCGCATGGCCGGCCGCGTCGATGCGCGTGCCGATCCGCCCGGCCGCGTCGTAGGCGAAGCGCGTGACGCGCTGCAGCGCGTCGGTGCGCGCCAGCAGCCGGCCTTCGGCGTCGTACTGGAAGCGCTCGACGCCGGCCGCGCCGCTCACTTCCTCGAGCGTGCCGTTGGCCGCGTAGCGATACGCGGTGGTGCCGCCGGCCGCGTCGGTGGCCGCGAGCAGCCGCCCCCCGGCGTCGTAGGTCCAGGTGCTGGTCTTGCCGGAGCAGTCGGTGTACGACGCGAGCTGGCCTGCGTCGTCGTAGGCCATCACCCTGGTGCCGCCCTTCGCGTCGGTCACCTCGACGGGGCGCCCGGCGCCGTCGTAGACATAGCGCGTCTTGTGGCCGAGCGGGTCGATGTCGGTCGACACGTTGCCCTGCTCGTCGTACTCGCGCTGCCACGCATGGCCCTGCGGATCGACCAGCCGGACCATCTGGTCCTTCGCGTCGTAGTGCATCTCGAGCACGCTGCCGTCCACGCGCTGGTGGCGCACCAGGTTGTCGCGCGCGTCGTACCGCATCCGCTCGACGCCGCCGTCGGCATAGGTGTGCTGCACGAGGTTGTGGTTCGCGTCGCGATACATCCACTCCTCGCCGCCGTCCGGATGGATGATGCGGAACGTGTAGCCGTGGCGGTCGTAGTAATGGCGCGTGACGCTGCCGTGCGCGTCGGTGACGCTGACCATCCGGAAGTCCGGATGCCAGGCGAAGCGCGTATCGAAGCTGCCGTCGTCGGCATACTCGCGCACGCACTTCGCCCGGGCGCCGGTACCGTTCCATTCGAGGTGCATGCCGCGGCCGGTGCGGTCCGTGTAATGCGTGAGCAGGTGATGGTGGTAGCGGTATTCGCGGCGGTTGTCGTACTCGTCGAACGCGGTCACCAGATCGCCGTCGCGGTCGTAGGCGTAGCGCGCGAGCGTGCCGACGCGCACGCCTTCGCGATCGTGATGCACGGCCTCGACGATGCGGCCCGCGTCGTCGTGCAGGAACGCCACGATCGCCTGCGGCGCGATCAGCCGCGCGAGCCGCCGGCGCTGGTCGTAGTCCAGCGTGATCTGGTTGCCGGCGCGGTCCTTGATGAACGCGAGCCGGAACGCGTCGCCGTGCTTCTCGTAGGCTTCAAGCGTATCGTGCGCGCGCGTGAGCGTGAGCCACGTCTCGTCGAGCCGCAGCAGCGTGAAGCCCTCGCCTCGATCGTCGTGCGCCTCGCCCGGCGCGAGCCGCGGGCACTTCACGCTGCGGCCGGTGGCGTCGTGATAGACGAAGTTCGCGGCGTGGATGTCGATGCGCGTCGTGTACGGCGTGATCCAGCGCGCGCCGGTCTCGCCGGTCTCGTCGTTGGCGTCGAAGAACGAGCGGTAGGTGCGGCTCCAGACCACCGGCATGGTGCCGGGCAGCGCGAAGTCGGGATGGTCGAGCCGCTCGTCGCCGAGCGCGTAGCCGACCGAGTGGCGCGTGGCCGACTTGGCCGACGATACCGGGCAGCCGAGCTTGCACTGGTTCGGCCCGGGATGCTCGGCATCCTCGGTGTGGCGGATCGTTTCCTGCCGGCCCTCGCCTTCCTCGTGATGGACCCTGGTGGTGCCGCTCTCCTTCACGCCGGTGGCGTGGCGGCGCTTGCTCTCGATGATGTCGCGCTTCTTCTCGATGGCGAGCTGGATCAGGTTGATGAGCCAGCCGATGGTGCCGGCATCGACGCCGCCGAGCGCGATGATGCGCTGCTTGACGGTCGGGATCATGCCGCGCAGCAGGTTCGCCATCTTCATCAGCGCTTCGCGGTACGGCAGGTCGAGTGCCTTGGCGACCTGCGTGCCGCTGTTGATCACGCCCTTCGCCTCGATCTTCACGAAGTCGACGATCAAATGGCCGAGCCCGCTGAAGGTCTTGCGCGCGTCGTGCGCCGAGAAGCCGTCGGCGATCTGGCTCGCGTGCTGGTCGGCGGCGCGGTAGTTGTGCGCGGTGCTCAGCGCCTTCTCGCCCGCCACCTCGGCGAACAGGTCGGCGAAGCCGTTCAGGAACTTCTCGATGTAGTCGGCGCAGGTCTTGAGGATGCCGTCGAGCTGGCTCTTCATGCCGTCCACGAAGCTCTGGATCCTGCCCGCGAACTGCTCGCTGAGGCTGTCGATCACGGCCTGCAGCAGCGCGGTCTGCATCACCTGGATGGTCGCCTCGCCGATCGCCTTGCCGCTTTCGAGGATCTTCTGGCGCACCAGCTTCAGCACCGGCCGCGCGCCCATCCGGAACTCGGAGGTGGCGGGCGGGATCGGGATGATGCCGATCAGGTCGAGGCCGAGGTTGATCCAGTCGAACAGGTCCGGCTCCTGGCCCTGCTGGTGATGCTCGATCAGGTCCTTGATGTCGAGCACCAGATCGACGGCCGACATGATGTTCGCGACCACCGGCAGCGCGTTGGCCACCATCTCGAGCCGCTCGATCGTGATGATGTCGTGGCTGATGCTGCGCAGCCACCGATCGCAGGCCTTGATGCCGGCGGACACGTCGACGGTTTCGATCTGCAGCAGCGGGCCGACGTAGACGTCGGTCGGTTTGGGCATCAGCACGCCCGCGGAATCAGCCATGACGGTTCCGGTTCGAAAGAAGAAGCCGCCCGGGATTCGCCCCGGCCGGCGTTGACGACGAATGCGAGAAAGCGGGCTGCGCCCGCTACGCCTTGAGCGAGCCCAGTGTGCCGACGGCGCCGCGCGCGCCCTGCGCGAGCGTGCTGACCTGCCTGGCGGCCGCGCCGAGCTGGCTCGCCTGGGCGAGCGCGCCGCCGGCGCCGGCCGGCAGCGCCTTCATGGCGGCGCCCTGCGCGAGCCCGAGCGCCTGGCCCGACAGCGCCTGCGCCGCGCCGCCGTTCGCCACCTGCCCGGCCAGACCCGCGAGCTTCGAGGCGCCCGAGACGGCCGACATCGCGCCCGAGGCCAGCGACGAACCGCCGGCCGCGCCGGCCAGCCCCGACGCGGCACCGCCCAGGCCGCCCAGGCCGCTCGCGGCACCGCCAACACCGCCGGCACCGGCCGCGCCGCCCGCCGTCGCGCCCGGCAGCAGCCCGCCGAGCTGCGACATCGCGGTGGCCGCCGCATCGCCGCCCTGCGCGGGCTTCGCGGGCCACGCGGCGGACTTGAACACGCTCGCCGGGTCGTACTGGTTGCGCGGATCCTCGCCGAACTGCACCTGCGCGGCGCCGGCCGGCAGGCCGCTCACCACGGTCTTGCCGCTCGCGTCGAGCGCGCCCTGGCGCAGCACGCCG
The genomic region above belongs to Burkholderia plantarii and contains:
- a CDS encoding DUF3761 domain-containing protein, with protein sequence MRVMLAAAFAACLLAASSAEAYQPAPPDEAQLQEHGHYRNRDGDEVHSPAHTKDGRVPDGASAKCRDGSYSFSRHRSGTCSHHGGVAEWE
- a CDS encoding PAAR domain-containing protein — its product is MKNVIRVGDPTSHGGVVQTGDSSLLVDGKPVARVGDLCVCPIAGHQACVIVEGNPEFTVGGRAVAFDGHKTSCGATLQSTLTTFGSE
- a CDS encoding RHS repeat-associated core domain-containing protein; its protein translation is MADSAGVLMPKPTDVYVGPLLQIETVDVSAGIKACDRWLRSISHDIITIERLEMVANALPVVANIMSAVDLVLDIKDLIEHHQQGQEPDLFDWINLGLDLIGIIPIPPATSEFRMGARPVLKLVRQKILESGKAIGEATIQVMQTALLQAVIDSLSEQFAGRIQSFVDGMKSQLDGILKTCADYIEKFLNGFADLFAEVAGEKALSTAHNYRAADQHASQIADGFSAHDARKTFSGLGHLIVDFVKIEAKGVINSGTQVAKALDLPYREALMKMANLLRGMIPTVKQRIIALGGVDAGTIGWLINLIQLAIEKKRDIIESKRRHATGVKESGTTRVHHEEGEGRQETIRHTEDAEHPGPNQCKLGCPVSSAKSATRHSVGYALGDERLDHPDFALPGTMPVVWSRTYRSFFDANDETGETGARWITPYTTRIDIHAANFVYHDATGRSVKCPRLAPGEAHDDRGEGFTLLRLDETWLTLTRAHDTLEAYEKHGDAFRLAFIKDRAGNQITLDYDQRRRLARLIAPQAIVAFLHDDAGRIVEAVHHDREGVRVGTLARYAYDRDGDLVTAFDEYDNRREYRYHHHLLTHYTDRTGRGMHLEWNGTGARAKCVREYADDGSFDTRFAWHPDFRMVSVTDAHGSVTRHYYDRHGYTFRIIHPDGGEEWMYRDANHNLVQHTYADGGVERMRYDARDNLVRHQRVDGSVLEMHYDAKDQMVRLVDPQGHAWQREYDEQGNVSTDIDPLGHKTRYVYDGAGRPVEVTDAKGGTRVMAYDDAGQLASYTDCSGKTSTWTYDAGGRLLAATDAAGGTTAYRYAANGTLEEVSGAAGVERFQYDAEGRLLARTDALQRVTRFAYDAAGRIGTRIDAAGHALSYGYDRIGRLVRLTDANHASFQFRYDALGRLLETVGFDGKLTRYEYDADSGQLASIDDAGRLTQVEYDRGGRLVRRVSGEVDERFAYDALGRLIDARNAHSRVQHFYDPVGNLVREHHASALFGEARSVVWHHAYDEIGARVRTVRPDGHRVDWLTYGSGYVHGMVLDGDERVQFERDDLHREVRRALPGKLIRETTRDPAGRLAKQTVQREDAPSALASRHYRYDAASQLTQVDDSRAGPTGYRYDPVGRLIEAVTPNLGERFAFDPAGNFVDAAAPGMPAAGSIAGAVGYVPPGTTPAAPLPRVLGNLLRDYAGTHFEYDAQGNVTEKRSPGRVQRFEWDSFNRLVGVRSETAAARTEARYFYDAFGRRIARVVDGQATVFGWDGDTLAYESGPEYSRHYLYEAGTFVPLAQYTGAPVAGMPTPVPREHERYTPEDDPLLRVPERGAEARLVFYHCDQIGTPRMITDELGEIVWEARYKAWGEALDLIERVSKATGELVRNPLRFQGQHFDDESGLAYNRHRYYAADVGRYVSKDPAELLGGLNELAYVPNPVQWIDPLGLAGTPAGGAGSAGGAGGKPARCPKCNPCEGRNPTATARSWQGSDPYSGVDSYQNVVVKRGTVLYTLYPHGPAPGNYFVTSSSVLASSTAREYNDSVQVAHKDNWDSPRAFPMRTQLHAYIVAKDTCVAKGKTGANPHLGGGGGTQYFVENQDKGNLIDTGKIIGYSK